CTAACGTGATTGAAGATCACAAAAGCCAGCCAGCTACCGAAGGATGTAGGGGATAAAATCACACCCCTCTTCCTTTCCAAAAAACAATTAAAAGGAGAGGGTTCAAATGATGGAAAAGCTAATGGGATTAGTAAGAGAAGAAGAAGGACAAGGGATGACAGAGTACGGTTTAGTATTAGGTGTTATTGCGATAGCGGTACTAGGAATCATCGTGACATTAAGAG
This sequence is a window from Caldalkalibacillus salinus. Protein-coding genes within it:
- a CDS encoding Flp family type IVb pilin; its protein translation is MMEKLMGLVREEEGQGMTEYGLVLGVIAIAVLGIIVTLRGEIVQLYKEAVTAIEGRETATTAADGA